In Pseudomonadota bacterium, one genomic interval encodes:
- a CDS encoding DUF6531 domain-containing protein produces MRGAPAILASRVLVVALLVLCQIPIASAQDAYRVRDLRPGPNSSTPGGPFEVSNGLLYFSANTGTDGSIVVDLWQSDGTALGTRIAMDSVGSQNPKFLTDVDGELYYVATESNTGRELWRLVGGNPQRVTDIRSGTLSSNPEGIVNVNGTVYFTAISDAFGRELYRTDGVGAVQVVDLTPGDEDTEFANIGTVPNFVALGDQLLFVADDGVSGRELWRTQGTAATTVRLTDFAPGSESTLSYRNDPDAGDRFENLLTVGNQVFFSGTLAPNNHFLGVTDGTEAGTRVLREFGRARPNDFAELNGRLLFSADELWQSDGTIAGTTELADISLFGPSFPTFLTTVGNFTYFTVLGDSGDEFWRTDGTSAGTILLAPIGTGKPIGLDGVAYFSAADDQFGQELWASNGMPLGTIGLTDINPGPGSAVFNQLGAVNGRVFMAADDGVSGEELWAIRVGEVTETDSAANFELSGSTGDPINTFTGELFESPAPDIDLGGPLPIIFSRYYASGLNADSVVGSMGRNWRHYYEWNLIRSPGTAEIITPRGRRLQFLDENGTWNLVGVSVDQPWQLVTEGNRLVLGDPATQLLYVFDANDRLTQIQNVSGNTLTLTYSGAGLLTNVADGLGRSLTFSQQPGGLLTQLEDDNSRVVAFGHTGEDLTTLTDVRGGQTRYSYTGAGLLTSMELPEGNVRFRQTWDDQQRVSTQSDDDGNVMSLTYEGAQTRIVDPLLNEQVHEHNGGGQLTGITDAEGETTGYVSDGDGRRAGVVDRLGGTSSFQYSPDSGLLEQLTRADGQSINYQEADYVVRGITFRNYTSITYPDGTSIGFGRDGAGRLTSLTDQAGGVWTFSRNAAGQLLSSTNPLGGTTIQTFNPDGTLATRTDPAGDTTSFSYDSLRRLTGITYPGADSVTLTLNDADQLTAVTDARGNTTSLSYDANGRLTGFIDRAGEARLYGYDSSGRLTSVQRPEGHVVSLDYDSRGLLAELEDNLGERMSLDYNALGQLTGISDSAANRTSLSYDEEGGLTEIRDPDSAHAQLGLNATGGLSSIATGANAPTSVSFDSNARPIGEQLPSGRSTSRTFDAQGRENQVQTGPLQTSRDVDALGRATSVTNSAGISATAQYDNQGRLTSSTDRLGQTTSYSYDSRSRVSGATFPGGAGSVSYTYDANGNLTRALYSDGTDISATFDAEDRLVSGSGLSLAYDGNGEVIESNGLQMTRRSDGRLLTVGYPGGMTVSYTYNGRGLLDTVSDSMGNSASFSYTPAGRRSAITRSNGVTTSYEYDASGRLTRLRVASSGTQKGDTTKGGGSFLDRRLAYDADARLSRVTGLEPLAPNFDSLPDLDFSFNAAGQIAGKVFNPLGQVTEADETQYGWDLAGRVRQISDAAQTVDLDYDATNRMIGMSQGGQQNGFRWNYATGRPSLAVQSVDGQDWFNWTSTPEGEPLWRSNADGSGVWFPHYDELGNAVLATDENGTAGSQAKFDAFGKVLAGAPLWPLGPRARQGGLSLTGDIYSDAPGEYVHSGARSRIKPRQGGDFDPTDQNAYSIGRFGSPLPEITDDSSRSISLSEIVFGENQLINSLDRSFELGLSRDLLFGDDPTLKLTSSFGLADDPFLIANRITPEICTPNSRASIEKEIKRLEARQATLDQLGRDVAEEAVRNLIRMNLSDTQVLFPLTPEAVLVEVLSDPLGILRTYLILQESTRVQNLLNELNLELKQLDSIVPELPAIVIIC; encoded by the coding sequence ATGAGGGGCGCTCCGGCAATTTTGGCTTCGCGAGTTCTTGTGGTCGCACTGCTGGTTCTTTGTCAGATACCGATAGCTTCGGCGCAGGACGCCTATCGCGTCAGGGACCTTCGGCCCGGTCCGAACAGCTCGACGCCGGGTGGACCATTCGAGGTCTCAAACGGGCTCCTATACTTCTCAGCGAACACCGGGACCGACGGCAGCATTGTCGTCGATCTTTGGCAAAGTGACGGGACAGCGCTGGGTACGCGCATCGCGATGGATTCCGTGGGTAGTCAAAACCCCAAATTTCTGACGGATGTCGATGGTGAGCTCTACTATGTGGCCACCGAATCCAATACCGGACGCGAACTGTGGCGACTGGTCGGCGGCAATCCACAGCGCGTGACCGATATCCGCAGCGGCACCCTGTCTTCCAACCCCGAGGGTATCGTTAACGTCAACGGTACCGTCTACTTCACCGCCATCAGCGACGCGTTTGGACGGGAGCTCTATCGCACCGATGGCGTAGGCGCGGTCCAGGTCGTCGACCTGACGCCCGGGGATGAAGACACCGAATTTGCAAACATCGGGACTGTCCCTAATTTTGTCGCTTTGGGTGACCAGCTGCTGTTCGTTGCTGACGACGGAGTAAGTGGACGTGAACTGTGGCGCACCCAGGGAACGGCAGCGACCACGGTGCGTTTGACCGATTTCGCTCCGGGCAGCGAATCGACATTGTCTTACCGAAACGACCCGGATGCCGGGGACAGGTTTGAAAACCTGTTGACCGTCGGTAATCAGGTTTTTTTTTCGGGCACCCTGGCTCCTAATAACCACTTTCTCGGTGTCACCGACGGAACGGAAGCTGGAACACGCGTGCTCCGGGAGTTTGGCAGAGCACGCCCCAACGATTTCGCCGAACTCAACGGCCGGCTGCTTTTTTCGGCAGACGAGCTCTGGCAGAGCGACGGTACCATCGCCGGCACGACGGAATTAGCCGACATCAGTCTTTTCGGTCCGTCTTTTCCAACCTTTCTCACCACCGTCGGCAACTTTACCTATTTCACAGTTCTCGGCGACAGCGGTGACGAATTTTGGCGCACTGACGGAACCAGCGCTGGCACGATTCTGCTGGCGCCCATAGGCACCGGTAAGCCCATTGGACTTGACGGCGTCGCGTACTTTTCGGCCGCGGATGACCAATTCGGCCAGGAGCTTTGGGCCAGCAACGGCATGCCTTTAGGTACCATTGGCCTGACCGATATTAACCCCGGTCCTGGCAGCGCCGTGTTTAACCAGCTAGGTGCCGTGAACGGTCGGGTGTTCATGGCTGCTGACGACGGAGTCAGCGGGGAGGAGCTTTGGGCCATCCGGGTGGGTGAAGTCACCGAAACCGACAGCGCGGCAAATTTCGAGCTGAGCGGCAGCACGGGCGACCCAATCAATACGTTCACCGGCGAGCTTTTTGAGAGTCCCGCGCCGGACATCGATCTCGGCGGACCGCTGCCGATCATCTTCAGCCGTTACTACGCCTCGGGCCTCAACGCGGACAGCGTCGTTGGCTCAATGGGCCGGAACTGGCGTCACTACTATGAATGGAATCTGATCCGCAGCCCGGGTACGGCGGAGATCATCACGCCCCGCGGCCGACGACTTCAATTTCTCGACGAAAATGGCACCTGGAATCTGGTGGGCGTCTCGGTCGACCAACCCTGGCAGCTGGTCACCGAAGGTAACCGCCTGGTGCTGGGCGATCCCGCCACTCAGTTGCTGTACGTTTTCGACGCCAACGATCGTCTCACCCAGATCCAGAATGTTAGCGGCAACACCCTCACGCTCACCTACAGTGGTGCAGGATTGCTAACCAACGTCGCCGACGGCCTCGGCCGCAGCCTGACGTTTTCCCAGCAGCCTGGCGGGCTGCTGACTCAGCTTGAAGATGACAACAGCAGAGTCGTCGCGTTCGGTCATACAGGCGAGGATCTGACCACGTTGACGGACGTGAGGGGCGGACAGACCCGCTACAGCTATACCGGTGCGGGGCTGCTCACCAGCATGGAACTGCCCGAGGGCAACGTTCGTTTCAGGCAAACCTGGGATGACCAGCAGCGGGTGTCGACGCAAAGCGACGACGACGGCAACGTGATGAGCCTGACGTACGAAGGCGCGCAAACGCGCATCGTTGATCCGTTGCTGAACGAGCAGGTGCATGAGCATAACGGCGGCGGCCAGCTCACCGGGATCACCGACGCGGAAGGCGAAACCACGGGCTACGTGAGCGACGGCGACGGGCGCAGGGCCGGCGTGGTAGATCGTCTCGGCGGCACGTCCTCGTTCCAATACAGCCCTGACAGCGGCCTGTTGGAGCAGCTCACGCGCGCTGACGGCCAGTCCATCAACTATCAGGAGGCCGACTATGTTGTGCGCGGCATCACGTTCCGCAACTACACGTCCATCACCTACCCCGACGGCACCAGTATTGGCTTTGGCCGAGACGGCGCCGGGCGCCTGACTTCGCTGACGGACCAGGCGGGTGGCGTCTGGACATTCTCAAGAAACGCCGCCGGCCAGCTGCTCAGCTCGACCAATCCGCTCGGCGGGACCACCATCCAGACCTTCAACCCAGACGGGACCCTTGCAACACGCACGGATCCTGCGGGCGATACGACCTCGTTCTCCTACGATTCCCTGCGTCGGCTCACCGGGATCACTTATCCGGGCGCTGACTCGGTCACGCTGACGCTTAACGACGCTGATCAGCTTACGGCCGTTACCGACGCACGCGGAAATACAACCAGCCTCAGCTATGACGCCAACGGCCGCCTGACGGGTTTTATCGATCGCGCCGGCGAAGCCCGTTTGTATGGCTATGACAGCAGCGGACGCCTGACCAGCGTCCAGCGTCCAGAGGGTCACGTTGTCAGTCTGGACTATGACAGCCGAGGACTCCTCGCGGAACTCGAGGACAATCTCGGTGAGCGCATGAGCTTGGACTACAACGCGTTAGGTCAGCTCACGGGCATCTCCGACAGCGCCGCAAACCGCACGAGCCTCAGCTATGACGAGGAAGGCGGACTGACCGAGATTCGAGACCCAGATAGTGCGCACGCGCAGCTCGGCCTCAACGCCACGGGCGGGCTCAGCAGCATAGCAACGGGCGCGAATGCACCCACGTCGGTGAGTTTCGACAGCAACGCACGTCCGATCGGAGAGCAGCTGCCGAGCGGCAGATCAACTTCCCGGACCTTTGACGCCCAGGGGCGGGAAAATCAGGTCCAGACCGGCCCGCTGCAGACCAGCCGAGACGTCGACGCGCTGGGGCGCGCCACCAGCGTCACGAATTCAGCAGGCATCAGCGCGACGGCGCAATACGACAATCAGGGCCGCCTGACGTCATCAACCGACCGGCTGGGCCAGACCACCAGCTACAGCTATGACAGCCGCAGCAGAGTCTCCGGCGCGACCTTTCCCGGCGGCGCTGGCTCGGTCAGCTACACCTACGACGCCAACGGCAACCTGACGCGCGCACTGTATTCCGACGGTACAGACATCAGCGCCACGTTTGATGCCGAAGATCGATTGGTTTCTGGTTCTGGGCTTTCGCTTGCCTACGACGGAAACGGCGAGGTCATTGAATCGAACGGCCTTCAGATGACCCGGCGCTCCGACGGCCGACTGCTCACCGTTGGCTACCCCGGCGGCATGACCGTCAGTTATACCTACAACGGTCGAGGCCTACTCGACACCGTCAGCGACAGCATGGGCAACAGCGCCAGCTTCAGCTACACCCCGGCGGGACGTCGCAGCGCAATCACCCGATCGAACGGCGTCACGACCAGCTACGAATACGACGCCTCCGGACGTCTTACGCGACTCCGGGTCGCTAGCAGCGGGACACAAAAAGGCGACACCACAAAGGGTGGCGGAAGCTTCCTCGATCGACGGCTGGCATACGACGCCGACGCGCGACTGTCCCGCGTGACAGGGCTTGAGCCACTGGCTCCTAACTTCGATTCCCTGCCTGATTTGGATTTCTCGTTTAATGCCGCGGGACAAATCGCCGGCAAAGTTTTTAACCCCCTTGGCCAGGTCACCGAAGCTGACGAAACGCAGTACGGCTGGGATTTGGCAGGGCGCGTGCGGCAAATCTCAGATGCAGCCCAAACGGTCGATCTGGACTACGACGCTACGAACCGGATGATCGGCATGAGCCAGGGGGGACAGCAGAACGGATTCCGCTGGAACTACGCGACCGGCAGGCCAAGCCTGGCGGTTCAGTCTGTTGACGGGCAGGACTGGTTTAACTGGACCAGCACCCCAGAGGGTGAGCCGCTGTGGCGCAGCAACGCCGACGGATCAGGTGTCTGGTTTCCACATTATGATGAATTGGGGAACGCGGTGCTTGCCACCGACGAAAACGGCACCGCGGGCAGTCAGGCGAAATTCGACGCTTTCGGAAAAGTGCTGGCCGGCGCACCCTTGTGGCCGCTGGGTCCGCGCGCTCGGCAGGGCGGCCTGTCGCTCACCGGCGACATCTACAGCGACGCGCCCGGCGAATACGTCCACAGCGGCGCCCGGAGCCGCATCAAGCCACGGCAAGGCGGAGACTTTGACCCGACGGACCAGAACGCATACAGCATCGGCCGCTTCGGTTCGCCGCTGCCGGAAATCACCGACGACAGCAGCAGGTCAATCAGCTTGAGCGAAATTGTATTTGGTGAGAACCAGCTGATAAACAGTCTCGATCGAAGTTTTGAGTTAGGCCTATCGAGGGACCTGCTGTTCGGCGACGATCCCACACTCAAGCTTACCAGCAGCTTCGGCCTGGCCGACGATCCCTTTCTCATTGCAAACAGGATCACGCCGGAGATCTGCACCCCAAACAGTCGTGCTAGCATCGAAAAGGAAATTAAGCGCCTTGAAGCCCGTCAGGCGACGCTTGATCAGCTCGGCCGAGATGTTGCAGAGGAAGCTGTCCGCAACCTAATTCGGATGAATCTCTCCGACACGCAGGTTCTCTTCCCGCTCACCCCGGAAGCCGTCCTTGTAGAGGTACTCTCGGACCCGCTGGGTATTCTCAGAACCTACCTCATTCTGCAGGAATCAACTCGCGTGCAGAATTTGCTCAACGAACTGAACCTGGAGCTGAAACAGCTCGATTCCATCGTGCCGGAGTTGCCGGCAATCGTCATCATTTGCTGA
- a CDS encoding CaiB/BaiF CoA-transferase family protein codes for MGPLNGFKIIEIAGIGPSQLCGMLLADMGAQVLRIDRPGELDPGIAMPAKFNLMNRSRPTVEVDLKQPEGVSLVLQLCADADALFEGFRPGVMEKLGLGPDACQAKNPRLVYGRITGWGQEGPLADAAGHDTNFIALSGALHSIGDADRPPPLPLNLIGDFGGGALYLAMGMLAAMLEASRSGQGQVVDAAMVDGVASMMTLFYGLLAGGRWQDRRQSNLLDGAAPFARSYQTSDGGFIALCALENRFFRNLLEALEIDDIDPADQYRFQDWPRHTALFTEAIAAKTRQQWAETLETRDCCAAPVLSLSEAPEHPHLKARGTYVTVDNIVQPAPAPRFSRTPSSTPSAPQEPGVDAQQALMDWGLSEPELDDLAQEGVLGSGPAAAAS; via the coding sequence ATGGGACCACTCAACGGATTTAAGATTATCGAAATCGCCGGGATCGGCCCGAGCCAGCTTTGCGGCATGCTGTTGGCCGACATGGGTGCGCAGGTGCTGCGCATCGATCGTCCCGGGGAACTCGATCCCGGCATTGCGATGCCGGCGAAGTTCAACCTGATGAACCGCAGCCGACCGACGGTGGAGGTGGATCTAAAGCAGCCCGAAGGGGTTTCGCTCGTGCTGCAACTATGCGCTGATGCGGATGCGCTGTTTGAGGGCTTCAGGCCCGGGGTGATGGAGAAGCTGGGTTTAGGGCCTGACGCCTGCCAGGCGAAGAATCCTCGCCTGGTCTACGGCAGAATCACCGGGTGGGGACAGGAAGGTCCACTTGCCGACGCTGCTGGCCACGACACCAACTTCATCGCGCTTTCTGGCGCCCTGCACAGTATCGGCGACGCGGACCGCCCGCCGCCGCTGCCGCTGAATCTGATCGGCGACTTTGGCGGCGGGGCGTTGTATCTGGCTATGGGGATGCTGGCGGCGATGCTGGAGGCCAGCCGCTCCGGCCAGGGGCAAGTGGTCGACGCAGCGATGGTGGACGGCGTGGCGTCCATGATGACGCTCTTCTACGGCCTGCTTGCCGGAGGGCGTTGGCAGGACAGGCGGCAGAGCAACCTGCTGGACGGCGCCGCGCCTTTTGCCCGCAGCTATCAAACTTCGGACGGTGGGTTCATCGCCCTGTGCGCGCTCGAGAACCGCTTTTTCCGTAATCTGCTCGAGGCTTTGGAGATCGACGATATCGATCCTGCCGACCAGTACCGCTTTCAGGACTGGCCCCGGCATACCGCGCTCTTCACTGAGGCCATCGCCGCCAAAACCCGGCAGCAGTGGGCAGAAACTCTGGAAACACGCGACTGCTGCGCCGCACCGGTACTCTCTCTGAGCGAAGCGCCAGAACACCCGCACCTCAAGGCGCGCGGCACGTACGTCACGGTGGACAACATTGTGCAGCCGGCACCGGCGCCGCGCTTTTCTCGTACGCCGTCATCAACGCCAAGCGCTCCGCAGGAGCCCGGGGTAGATGCACAGCAGGCCCTAATGGATTGGGGACTCAGCGAGCCGGAACTAGATGACCTGGCGCAAGAAGGCGTACTCGGTTCAGGCCCAGCGGCCGCGGCAAGCTAA